In Rhododendron vialii isolate Sample 1 chromosome 9a, ASM3025357v1, the following are encoded in one genomic region:
- the LOC131300363 gene encoding S-protein homolog 29-like, translating to MIRIFLQLLVIALVFVPSALSILHVQMRVISGIPNDPNPLRLQCKSGDDDLGMHELKTGEALDWHFGINIFGRTLFFCHFYWGAKDQVFDVFNTHMDIKDCLPSKVKHRDYSCYWLAKPDGFYISNGEKIWKKMHDWPV from the coding sequence ATGATCCGTATTTTCCTTCAGTTGCTCGTCATAGCACTAGTCTTTGTTCCTAGCGCATTGTCGATTTTGCATGTTCAGATGCGTGTCATCAGCGGCATTCCAAATGATCCTAACCCGTTGCGACTTCAGTGCAAATCCGGAGATGATGATTTGGGAATGCACGAGCTCAAAACTGGTGAGGCATTGGATTGGCATTTCGGAATCAATATCTTCGGCAGAACTCTCTTCTTCTGCCATTTCTACTGGGGTGCCAAAGACCAAGTTTTCGATGTATTCAATACTCACATGGATATTAAAGATTGTTTACCTTCGAAAGTTAAACATAGAGATTACTCATGCTATTGGTTAGCGAAACCAGATGGTTTCTATATTAGTAATGGCGagaaaatttggaagaaaatgCATGACTGGCCTGTCTAA